From Hymenobacter sediminicola:
CCTCTCGGATTTGCTGCGCTATTCTATTCAACTGAACTCAGCCGAGCAGGTGCCGCTGGGCCGCGAGCTGGAAATAGTAGAGCACTATCTGCAGTTAGAAGCCCTGCAGCTGGAAGAACGGCTGGATTACTCCATCGACGTGGACCAGGCCGCGCTGCCCGTGCTCATTCCGCCCATGACGCTGCAGCTGCTCGTGGAAAACGCCATCAAACACGGCCTCGCACCCCGGCCCGAAGGCGGCTTTATCCGGCTCACGGCTCAATTGGATGGGGCCGGCCAGCTGCATATAGCTGTGCGCAACACTGGGCGCTATCAGCCGCAGCCAGAGCACGACGGCGTGGGCGTGCGCAACGCCCGCGAGCGGCTGGCGCTACTGTTCGGGACCGAAGCGCATCTGCACATCGGTAACGACCCCACCGAATCTGACACGGTAGTAGCCCAGCTGCGCCTGCCCGTACGTGCCGCTACCGCCACAGTCGCTGCTTAGCCGTATTTTCTGTTACTCTATCCCATTTTCCCGTGAACGTTCTGCTCGTTGATGACTCCCGCCTGGCCCGAACCGAGCTGCGCCACCTGCTGCAAGCTTTTCCCGATGTAACGGTGGTGGGCGAAGCCCGGCACGCTGCCGAAGCTCGCGCCCGCCTGCAGGACCTGCGCCCCGACCTGCTGCTGCTCGATATTCATATGCCCGGCGAAACGGGATTTGAGCTGCTGGCGTCGCTGGAAGCTGCCCCACACGTCATCTTCACCACTGCCTACGACGAGTACGCCCTGCGCGCTTTTGAGGTGAATGCGCTGGACTACCTGCTCAAGCCAGTGCAAGAAAACCGGCTGGCAGCCGCTCTGGAAAAAGCCCGCGCCAAGCTGCTGGCTCCGGCTGTGGTTGAAGCTGTAGCCGCACCCGCGCAGTCCGTTCCCGACGAGCCCCCTCCTACTCTGCTCACCGAGCACGACCAGGTGTTTGTGAAGGATGGTGAACGGTGCTGGTTTGTGCGGCTTTCCGACATCCGGCTCTTTGAAATCAACGGTAGCTACACCCAGATTTACTTCGAGCAGCACCGCCCGCTTATTCCGCGCACCCTGCAGCACCTAGAGCAACGCCTCGACCATAAGGTGTTTTTCCGGGCCAACCGCCAGCAGATTATCAACCTGAAATGGATTGAGAGCATTGAGCCCTGGTTCAGCAACACGCTCAAAATCCGGCTGCGCGGTGGGCCGGAAGTGGAAGTTTCGCGCCAGCAGTCGGTACGGTTTCGGGAGCTTATGAGCCTGTAGGATAATGTTGGGATAGTGTATCTTTTTTCATGCAACCGTAGTACACAGGGCATTACCTCACCTTTACCACGCGCAGCCATGAAAAATCTGCTATCCATACTTTCCCTCGCCGCCCTCGTTAGCCTCGGTTCCTGCGCCCAGGACCGGGTGACACAAAGCGCCAACCCTCGCGGCTACGGCACCGTGAAAGTCAAGCCGGAAAAACGCAAGAACAACAAGGCCCGCTTCTACAAGGAGCGCAACCCCATCGACCTAGGAATTGACCTGTCGCCGCGCAAGCCCACCCAGTACGAAACCGTGAAAGCGCCCAAGAAATACAAGTACAGCAAAGTCGGCTGGTAGTATTCTACCCATAAAAAAGGGCTGCCGGATGTACTCCGGCAGCCCTTTTTGTATGCTGTCATTTGCTATTCTGCCGGCTCCCGGAAGCCAACCCAGGTGAAACGCTTAATCACGAATTCAGGGTTGGTGAACGAGGCGTTGCCGGCCGGATTACCACCTGTCACGTGAAAGTCAGAGAAGCCGGCGGCCTGGTTCACGTAAATGTTGCCGGTCAGGTTGAAGCTGACGGGCGTGCCGGCTAAACTCATTTCATCCATAATCTGCTCTTTCACGGCGCTGTTGGTGGTGTAGGCGCCGCACGAAATAGCGCCGTATTCGCGCGCCAGCTGCGCCGCCAGCCGAATGCTTTCCTGCGTGTCTCGGGTCCTGATGACCAACATAATAGGCCCAAATAACTCCTGGCTGTACTGCTCTATCCGGTCGGCGCTGATTTCGTGGATGCAGGGCGAGCAGGTGCGCGCATTCTTGAATGTGGGGTGCTCCACGGAGCCGTGGGCCAGCACGCTACGGCCACCATCGAGGGCCAGCTTCTGCACCCGCTCGTGGGTATCCCGGTTCTGAATAGCGCCCAGCACGTGCGGCCCGGCCTTGGGGTTTTGGGCCAGCCCCGTAACGGCGGCGGCCAGCTTCTGCACCACTTCCTCGTAGGGCACCTGCTGCTCCCCAACCCGCATGCCGCCGGCCGGAATGAAGAAGTTCTGCGGCGCCGTGCACATCTGCCCCGAGTATAGGCTCACGGAGAAAGCCAGGTTCTGCGCCACCTTATCCAGGTCGTCGCAGGAGTCGAGGATGACGCTGTTGACGCCGGTTTTTTCGGTGAAGACCGTTTTGCCCTTCAGTCCTTCAAGGTACTCGCCAAACTGCGCGCCTCCCGTGTAGTCGATGAGCTTCACGGCCGGATTTTCGGCCAAGTCCTTCCCAATGAGGTGGTCGGCGGCATCCACGGCCAGCTGGCAAATGCGCGGGTCCAGGCCGTAGTCGGCCAGCACCTTCTGCACTTCGGCTACCACAATGGCAATGGGCAGCACGGCTTTCGGGTGCGGCTTGATAAGCACCGGATTGCCAGTGACGAGCGAGGCGTACATGCCCGGCACCGAGTTCCACGTCGGGAACGTGGAGCAGCCAATGACCAGCCCCACGCCTTTGGGCACGGCGCGCCAAGTTTTGTGCAGCGTGAGGTTGTATTTGCCCATAGGCTTTTCCCAGCGCGTTTCTTCCGGGAAGCGGGTCTGCTCCTCGTAGCCGGCCGCAATGGCCTCCAGTGCCCGGTCGGCGGCGTGCGGCCCACTGGCCTGAAACGACATCATGAACGACTGCCCGGTGGTGTGCATGGTGGCATAGGCAATTTCAAAAAACCGCTGCCGGATGCCTTCCAGGCTTTCTGCAAGCAGCGCGGCCCGCTGGGCCGGCTTCAGCTTGCGCCACGGCCCAAAGGCGGCTTCGGCGTTACGAACCAGCGTGGCCGGCTCATAATACGGGTACTCGATGCCCAGCGCCTCCTGCTCATACGGCGACTCTTCCTGCCCTACCCAGCCGGCCGGCTCGCCCTGCCGCAGCTCGGTGTAGCGCTGGTGGCGACGGGCCTCGAAAGCGGCGCGGCCGTTGGCATCGGCATCAGCGCCATAAATTTCGGGGGAAGGATTTTCGGGAAAAGCAGCGAAAAACGTGCGGCCGTGCAGGGCCTGGATGGCGGCGTCGAGGGCGGGCTGGTGCTTACGGGTAGCTTCGGTCATTGGGGGGTGAAGTAGCGGCGGGAAATTGAAGGCGGATTTCGCGGAGTTGATCGAAAACCGGAAACGTGCTTAGCGGGAACGGCTGGCGAAGTGGTTAAATTTACGGAATCAGCCCCGCTACGTTTGCCCTGATTTTGCGGCATCCATCGGCTGCAGCAATTCGTTTATCCTGAATCGGATCCGCTTTTTCCCTATCGATATGTTTCCACGGCTACGCGCACTGTCAATTACTGTTTTGCTAGGCTGTTTGCTGGCCCTGGGCTCGACTTCAAGCCACGCGCAGGCTACCTATGGCCCGCTCACCGCGGAAAACGCCGCGCCCACTACCCAGCCCGGCACGCTGGTATTTAAACTGCGGCCCGAATACCTGGCCCAGGCCAGCCTCACGCAGATTGCGCTGCCCCGGCTGGAAGCTACCCTGCGCCGCTTGGGGGCCACACGCCTGCGCCAGAAGTTTCCGAAAGCTCTGCCGCCTGACCCCAAGAGCCCCGAGGCCGTGGACCTGCGCCTAATCTATCAGGTGTGGTTCGGCTCAGAAACTGTGCTGCCGAAAGCCCGCTTGGCTCTGCAGCAAACCGGGGTGCTGGCCTACGTGGAGCCACTCTACAACCGCGCGCCGCTGTACATGCCCAACGACCCGCTGGCCGACTCCACCAACGTCAACGGCCAGCTCCACCTGAAAAACATCCGGGCTTACCAGGCCTGGGACGTAGCCAAAGGCGACACAACGGTGGTTATTGGCATTACGGATACCGGCTTTCGGCTTTCACACGAGGACCTTGACGGACAGTGGCAGCGCAACCGCCAGGATCCACCCGATGGCATCGACAACGACAATGACGGATTCGTGGACAACTTCCGCGGCTGGGACTTCGCCGACGACGACAACAACCCGTCCTCCGATTCCTATCAGCAGCCCCGGCACGGTGTGCACACCAGCGGCTGCTCCTCGGCCCGCCCCGACAACGCGCGGGGCCTGGCGGGCGTGGGCTTCAACTGCCGCTTTCTGCCCCTGAAAATATACCCCAGCACACCCGGCGGCAGCTTTTCCGGCTTTGAAGCCATTGTGTACGCCGCCGACCACGGCTGCAAAATCATCAATCTAAGCTGGGGAGCGGCGGGTGGCCGCTCGCAGTTCGAGCAGGATGCCATTACCTACGCCGCCGTAAACCGCGACGCCGTAGTGGTGGCCTCGGCCGGCAACACCAACGCCGAATTGGACTTCTACCCTGCCTCCTACGACCATGTGCTGTCGGTGGGCTCCAGCAGCGCTACCGACGTCAAATCCGGCTTTGCCACCTTCAGCCGGCGCCTTGATTTGGTAGCGCCCGGCGACGGAGTGCTGACCACGTGGGGCGACAACGACTCGGACTATATCCGGGCTACGGGTTCGTCGTTTTCGGCACCACTGGTGGCGGGAGCGGCTGGACTAGTACGGGCGCGCTTTCCGCAGTTGAATGCCGCACAGGTACGCGCCCAATTGCGCCGCACCACCGATAATATTGACCTACTGCCCGGAAATGCGGCCTATCAGGGCAAGCTCGGAACGGGCCGCCTGAACGCATACCGCGCCGTGCAAGCCAACGACCAGCGGGCCGCCCGCATCACGCAGCGCATCTTTGCGCCCGCCAAAGGCGCCTACCAGCCCGCCGACACCATCCGGCTGACGGTGGAAGTAGAAAACCTGTTGCTGCCAGTGCAGAACCTGACGCTCACCGTCACGTCGCTGACGCCGTACCTCACGGTGCGGCAGGGCTCGTTTGCGGCAGGCGCGCTGGCTACGCTGGCGCGGGCTTCCAACTCGGCGGCTCCGTTTCGGCTGGCGGTAGCGAGCATCGTGCCGCTGAACACGCGGGCCGTGCTGCGCTATCATTTCGCGGATGCGGCCACCGGCTATGAGGAAGACCAGTACGCCACCATCCTGCTCAACCCCGATTATGTGGTGCTGAATGCCGGCGACCTGGCCCTTACGCTCACCAGCCGCGGCAATATTGGCTACGACGGGCTGGGCTCCGACCTGGGCGAAAGTGTCAGCTACCGGGGCGGCGCACCGCTGCTGTATGAAGGCGGCTTGCTGCTGGTCACTGGCGCTACCCGCGTATCCAGCCGCCTGCGCAACGACCGAAACACCGCCGATACTGATTTCTTCAGCCTGACCCAAACTGCCCTGCGCCGCCAGCCGCTGCGCGCCGACCAAGAAGCCAGCGGCCTACTACAGGACTCGTTGCCGAGTGCTACACGCAACCGTACGGTGGGCGTGCAGGTGCGGCAGCGCGGCTTTGCTTGGGCGCAAGCCCCACACCGCGACTACGTGATTCTGGAATATCAACTAAAAAACGTCACGCCCGACACGCTGAAACCGCTGTATGCAGGTCTGTTCATGGACTGGGACGTGGTGCCCGAATACGGCCGCAATGTGGTGGCCTGGGACTCGGTGCGCCGTCTGAGCTATGCTTACGATGCCGGTAGCCCTACTACCTATGTGGGCCTGAAGTGGCTGAACGGTGGCACTGCTACTTGCTATGCCATCAATGTAAATGCGCCAGCCGGCAGCCCCGTGCAGCTTTCCAACGGCTTCAGCCGTAGCGAAAAGTACCTGACCCTCAGCAACGGTACCCGCCAGAGCACCACCGGCCTGCCCAACGGCACCGATATTGCGCATGTGCTTGGCGCCGCGCTGCCCCGCCTCGCCCCCACCGACTCAGCCGTGGTAGCGTTTGCCGTGCTGGCCGCTCCCAGTCTGGCCCAGTTGCAAGCCGCCGCCGATGCTGCTCAGACACGCTACAATCAGGTACTGCCTACCCGCCCGGCCCTAACGGCTGGTGAGTGGCAGCTATATCCAAATCCCGCTTCCGGACATGTGCGCCTTGAAATACCGGCCCGATTCGGAGCCCAGGAAATGCAGTTGCTGAATCCGCTGGGACAAGTGGTTCGGCGGGTTGCTATTGCTGGCGCTGGTGCTTCGCTGAATGTGAGTGGGCTGCCGGCTGGGCTGTATATGGTGCGAGTGCAAGGCGCAGCCGGGACACTGGTTCGGCGTCTGCTGGTACAGCCGCAGTAGTAACAACTATTGCACAGACTGTTGCTGTAGGCGAATGCACTTCGCCGGAAACGATAGACGCTACACTTATTATATCTGCCAAAGCTCTTCCCAGCTTGTTGTGTACAAGCTGGACCGCATGGCGCTGCGCCCTTTCCAGACAGCGCTTCGTGAGGCGACGCCGGCTGCCGCATAGCTCACCCGCCCTCGTCCGAACCGCTGGTTGAGAGTATCTACTGCTGCCATGAGTTGGGGCCGGTTCCGCTGGTCAGATGCAGTAACAAATAGATTCGTTTGTACCTGACCGGCTGCTTCCAAGCCACAGAACATTACGCCAGCACGGGTGTAGACAGTTCCGGGCCGCCAAAGCCGCAGAAGCGCACTATGTGCAGCCTTCAGCAGCTCTCCGGTATCGTTGGTTGCTATGGGCAATGTGAGTGTGGTGCTGACCGTGGCTGGGCCAGACCGGGCTTTGTACCGGTCAGTACCAAGCAGCACCGTGACAAGATGGGCGGCCAAATGCTGCTGGCGTAGCTTTTCGGCGGCACGGCAGGCAAATGTGGCTACGGCCTCTTGCAGCACTTCAGCGGCGTGCTGGGGCCGCCCAAACGAACGGGTGCATACGACGCTCCGGCGCTGGCGGCCACCAGCAGGCAACAGGCAGCCATCTTCGTCCAGCGCATGCGGATCAAAATCCAGGCAGGGATGCCCGTGCAATTCGTGCCACAGCCGCACTCCAGTAATTCCTCCTAATTGCCGGCGGACCCAGCTTTCGGGTTGCGCAGCCAGATCAGCAGCCGTTTCGATACCATACTCCCGCAGTTTGGCCGCGTAGCGCCGTCCAATGCCCCACACGTCCTGTATAGGTGTCTGGGAGAGTGCTGCAGCGCATTCAGACGCGGTTGTCAGCACTACAGCCCGCTCCGTGAGCGGCTGCTTACGGGCCAGACGGTTAGCGAGTTTAGCCAACGTTTTGGTAGGGGCCACACCCACGCAAGTCGGGATACCTACGTGGCGCTGTACAGTATCCCGAATCAGCAGCGCATAGGCCCGCACATCGGGTGCGGTGTAGCGCAGACCTGCCAGATTCAGAAAGGCCTCATCGATGGAGTATACTTCTACCTGTGCCGAAAAACCCGTGAGCACCTGCATTACACGCCGGCTCATGTCGCCGTAGAGGCCGTAGTTAGAAGAAAATACCGCTACTCCATGCTGCTCCAGCGTAGGGCGCACCAAATGGTACGGCTCACCCATCTTCAACCCCAGCGCCTTCGCCTCATCGGACCGCGAAATAAGGCAGCCATCGTTGTTGCTGAGCACCACCACAGGCTGGTCTGCCAGCGCCGGCCGGAATACACGCTCGCACGAAACATAAAAGTTGTTGCAATCTATCAGGGCATACATAGGGCGGGCTAGGCTTGCTTGCGGTGCCACTGCCGCAGTGGTGTAGCAGCCGGGCGGCCTTCCAGCGCATGTATTACGTGTGTCACAACGCCCCAAACTTCCAGACGGGCATCAGCCAGGAGCTCCAGAGAATCATACCGGTCGTTTTCGGCTTCCAGCCAAGCGCGGCCGTTTCGTAGTCGTAGCCGCTTTACAGTATGTTCACCCTCTACTACTGCCACCACGATACTACCGTCGCAGGCAGTTAGGGCACGGTCTACGGCTATCAGGTCGCCGGGGTGGATGCCAGCCCCGGTCATGGAGTCACCAACGATACGAGCCAGGAAGGTAGAGGCCGGATTGCGGAACAGATGCTGGGTCAGGTCTAAAGGTGCATCTAGCTGGTCATCGGCGGGCGACGGAAAGCCGGCGGGTATGGGGCAGGCGTACAGTGGCAGCTCGGCGGGCAGCAGCTGATGCGCAGGAATGCAATACAGGATGGCGTTGCTCATAGCGGTAAGCACCGGGGAAAGAAAACCCGGCACCGCTATTTACTAATAATTTTAGCAAATACAGTCATCTACCCATCTTCGCTCAGTAAATCCGGCAAGCAACTGAACATCGTATATAGGTATTAAAATTCTATTAAAACCCATTTCATGGCACTATTTGTCCAAAAATTGCACAACTAATTTTTTTGGAAAAGAGGAAATATGTTTATCTTTGGATATGTCGAAAGTAAAGCTTCCCGTTCCGCCTCCCATGCAGCAATACGCCCGCTGCATAGACGCCTCGCGCCGCCCCGCCGACCATGTAGGTGACTGGCCGGAAGCCGGCCGCGTGTATCCTATTCAGTTGCGTCGCAACGCCCGTACCGGTCTGCCGCAGGTACACGTGCTTGGCTTCTATGCCGAGCGCCCGTACGGTGCCTTTGCTCAGCACCGGTTTGAAACTGTGGTGCAGCTCTGGCTCAATTAGTCTATCTGCTTTTTCAACGCAAAGCCCGACCTCCCTGCTACACGTAGCTGGGAAGCCGGGCTTCTTTTTGGTAAGTGGCTATGAGCCACAGATGGTATTAGAACAGCCTAGACAACTACCGCTGTGCTTCGGTTTTAGCTTCTTTCCCTATTTCGATAGCCGGCGTGTCCTTCGCTTCTCCAAACAGCACTTGGTCGCCGAGATTATAGATTTCCTGAATATCGTGCAGGATATGCTCGAAGTCTAGATTCAGATCTTTGAGCAGACCGGTTTTCAGGTCGAATACCCAGCCGTGCACTGTAGGATAGCCGTTTTTTAGGTACGCCTGCTGCACCACCGCCATCTTAATAACGTTGACGCACTGCTCCTGCACATTCAGTTCAACAAGTCGGTCGTAGCGCTCCGTGGTGTCCTCAATGGCGTCCAGCGTCGTGTGGTGTAGCCGGTACACGTCGCGGATGTTACGCAGCCAGGGATTCATAATTCCCAGATCCTTGGGCTGCATAGCTGCCTTTACGCCCCCGCAGCCGTAGTGCCCACACACCACAATGTGTTTCACGCCCAAATGAGCCACGGCATATTCAATGACCGATGTGGCGTTCAGGTCGATGTTGATGACCAGGTTGGCCACGTTACGGTGCACAAATACCTCACCTGGCGCCACACCCATCAACTCCTCTGCTGTCACGCGCGAATCGGAGCAGCCGATATACAGATAGTCCGGCTTCTGGTCGGCAGCGAGGTGTTGGAGGAAATCGGCGTTGGTAGCTGTGTTTGAAGCTACCCACTGGCGGTTGTTCTCGAAGATTTCGTCGTACGTTATCATAGAAGTAACATACGATTTTTGCTATCAGACGATGCGCTGCTCACCAAATTTCTATCCAGCCTGCTACTTTCCACCGTCACGATAGTGCCAGAAGATGCCCGCGTCGAAAGGAGTCCAGAAGGCAGCCCGCTGGCCGGCCGCCTTTAGCGCCTCATTGGCCCAGCTGTTGCAGGTATAAAACAAGTTGTAGGTGCGCTTGGCCTCATAAAATGCATCGTGCTGGCCGTAGCTATGGCCCTGTATGTGCTCTACACGGCCCTGCACATCATAATCGAAGCTGTTGCGGATAAACTCAATCAACTGGCTGTACTGGGCCGGCGACAAATAAATTTTCACGCAGTCGGACCCTTCGACAGGCTGATTGTGGAACGTGGTATGCATGGCCGACTCGCCCAGCCAGAACATAGCTTTAAAGGCCGTACTGGGCTTTAGCTCGGCCCAGGTCGGCGTGTCGAGATAAAACCCCTTGTCGCCCCAGCCAAAGCCGACGTAGCGCATGCTGGAATCGGCGGCGGGCGTATCGGTGTAGCGCACTAGCTGTGTCCAGTCCATTTGCGCGTTCCGGACGGGCACCACAATATCGGTATGCACGCCATTAGACAGCACATACGCCTCAATAGCATCGGGGGCAGAATGGCCACGCTTGCCTACCGGCACGGCCGAAAGCCCCACGGCAGCTACCCCATACAGCACCAGCGCCCCCACAATACTCCCCCCCGCGTAAGCGGCTCCTTTGGCTATTTTTCTGAGTGTACTGGGCATGAATGAGCGTAGCTACGGTTGGGGTCAAGCTCTCATACGCAAGCTCACGAAAAAAGCCGCCTGCGTTCTATATTTGAGGAATTCACTTTTGCCATGCCCCAATCCGAAGACCAGATTTACAGCATTCCGGCCCCATACCGCCGCATGGAAAACATGCACATTGTGTTCTGGCTACTCAAGGACATCGGGTGGTGCATGCTATGGAAGCCACTGGGCCTGAGCATGATTGTGCCCACCCTGACAATTGCGCTTATTATCACGTGGCGCACCCGCAGCATGAAGGCCGAGTTGGCGCA
This genomic window contains:
- a CDS encoding TIGR02117 family protein; translated protein: MPSTLRKIAKGAAYAGGSIVGALVLYGVAAVGLSAVPVGKRGHSAPDAIEAYVLSNGVHTDIVVPVRNAQMDWTQLVRYTDTPAADSSMRYVGFGWGDKGFYLDTPTWAELKPSTAFKAMFWLGESAMHTTFHNQPVEGSDCVKIYLSPAQYSQLIEFIRNSFDYDVQGRVEHIQGHSYGQHDAFYEAKRTYNLFYTCNSWANEALKAAGQRAAFWTPFDAGIFWHYRDGGK
- a CDS encoding carbonic anhydrase, which produces MITYDEIFENNRQWVASNTATNADFLQHLAADQKPDYLYIGCSDSRVTAEELMGVAPGEVFVHRNVANLVINIDLNATSVIEYAVAHLGVKHIVVCGHYGCGGVKAAMQPKDLGIMNPWLRNIRDVYRLHHTTLDAIEDTTERYDRLVELNVQEQCVNVIKMAVVQQAYLKNGYPTVHGWVFDLKTGLLKDLNLDFEHILHDIQEIYNLGDQVLFGEAKDTPAIEIGKEAKTEAQR
- a CDS encoding S8 family peptidase, which codes for MFPRLRALSITVLLGCLLALGSTSSHAQATYGPLTAENAAPTTQPGTLVFKLRPEYLAQASLTQIALPRLEATLRRLGATRLRQKFPKALPPDPKSPEAVDLRLIYQVWFGSETVLPKARLALQQTGVLAYVEPLYNRAPLYMPNDPLADSTNVNGQLHLKNIRAYQAWDVAKGDTTVVIGITDTGFRLSHEDLDGQWQRNRQDPPDGIDNDNDGFVDNFRGWDFADDDNNPSSDSYQQPRHGVHTSGCSSARPDNARGLAGVGFNCRFLPLKIYPSTPGGSFSGFEAIVYAADHGCKIINLSWGAAGGRSQFEQDAITYAAVNRDAVVVASAGNTNAELDFYPASYDHVLSVGSSSATDVKSGFATFSRRLDLVAPGDGVLTTWGDNDSDYIRATGSSFSAPLVAGAAGLVRARFPQLNAAQVRAQLRRTTDNIDLLPGNAAYQGKLGTGRLNAYRAVQANDQRAARITQRIFAPAKGAYQPADTIRLTVEVENLLLPVQNLTLTVTSLTPYLTVRQGSFAAGALATLARASNSAAPFRLAVASIVPLNTRAVLRYHFADAATGYEEDQYATILLNPDYVVLNAGDLALTLTSRGNIGYDGLGSDLGESVSYRGGAPLLYEGGLLLVTGATRVSSRLRNDRNTADTDFFSLTQTALRRQPLRADQEASGLLQDSLPSATRNRTVGVQVRQRGFAWAQAPHRDYVILEYQLKNVTPDTLKPLYAGLFMDWDVVPEYGRNVVAWDSVRRLSYAYDAGSPTTYVGLKWLNGGTATCYAINVNAPAGSPVQLSNGFSRSEKYLTLSNGTRQSTTGLPNGTDIAHVLGAALPRLAPTDSAVVAFAVLAAPSLAQLQAAADAAQTRYNQVLPTRPALTAGEWQLYPNPASGHVRLEIPARFGAQEMQLLNPLGQVVRRVAIAGAGASLNVSGLPAGLYMVRVQGAAGTLVRRLLVQPQ
- the paaN gene encoding phenylacetic acid degradation protein PaaN, producing MTEATRKHQPALDAAIQALHGRTFFAAFPENPSPEIYGADADANGRAAFEARRHQRYTELRQGEPAGWVGQEESPYEQEALGIEYPYYEPATLVRNAEAAFGPWRKLKPAQRAALLAESLEGIRQRFFEIAYATMHTTGQSFMMSFQASGPHAADRALEAIAAGYEEQTRFPEETRWEKPMGKYNLTLHKTWRAVPKGVGLVIGCSTFPTWNSVPGMYASLVTGNPVLIKPHPKAVLPIAIVVAEVQKVLADYGLDPRICQLAVDAADHLIGKDLAENPAVKLIDYTGGAQFGEYLEGLKGKTVFTEKTGVNSVILDSCDDLDKVAQNLAFSVSLYSGQMCTAPQNFFIPAGGMRVGEQQVPYEEVVQKLAAAVTGLAQNPKAGPHVLGAIQNRDTHERVQKLALDGGRSVLAHGSVEHPTFKNARTCSPCIHEISADRIEQYSQELFGPIMLVIRTRDTQESIRLAAQLAREYGAISCGAYTTNSAVKEQIMDEMSLAGTPVSFNLTGNIYVNQAAGFSDFHVTGGNPAGNASFTNPEFVIKRFTWVGFREPAE
- a CDS encoding LytR/AlgR family response regulator transcription factor gives rise to the protein MNVLLVDDSRLARTELRHLLQAFPDVTVVGEARHAAEARARLQDLRPDLLLLDIHMPGETGFELLASLEAAPHVIFTTAYDEYALRAFEVNALDYLLKPVQENRLAAALEKARAKLLAPAVVEAVAAPAQSVPDEPPPTLLTEHDQVFVKDGERCWFVRLSDIRLFEINGSYTQIYFEQHRPLIPRTLQHLEQRLDHKVFFRANRQQIINLKWIESIEPWFSNTLKIRLRGGPEVEVSRQQSVRFRELMSL
- a CDS encoding LexA family protein, translated to MSNAILYCIPAHQLLPAELPLYACPIPAGFPSPADDQLDAPLDLTQHLFRNPASTFLARIVGDSMTGAGIHPGDLIAVDRALTACDGSIVVAVVEGEHTVKRLRLRNGRAWLEAENDRYDSLELLADARLEVWGVVTHVIHALEGRPAATPLRQWHRKQA
- a CDS encoding Y-family DNA polymerase — encoded protein: MYALIDCNNFYVSCERVFRPALADQPVVVLSNNDGCLISRSDEAKALGLKMGEPYHLVRPTLEQHGVAVFSSNYGLYGDMSRRVMQVLTGFSAQVEVYSIDEAFLNLAGLRYTAPDVRAYALLIRDTVQRHVGIPTCVGVAPTKTLAKLANRLARKQPLTERAVVLTTASECAAALSQTPIQDVWGIGRRYAAKLREYGIETAADLAAQPESWVRRQLGGITGVRLWHELHGHPCLDFDPHALDEDGCLLPAGGRQRRSVVCTRSFGRPQHAAEVLQEAVATFACRAAEKLRQQHLAAHLVTVLLGTDRYKARSGPATVSTTLTLPIATNDTGELLKAAHSALLRLWRPGTVYTRAGVMFCGLEAAGQVQTNLFVTASDQRNRPQLMAAVDTLNQRFGRGRVSYAAAGVASRSAVWKGRSAMRSSLYTTSWEELWQI